From Solanum lycopersicum chromosome 8, SLM_r2.1, the proteins below share one genomic window:
- the LOC104648716 gene encoding uncharacterized protein, producing MKVKGYKNNSYKGGGYGHLHNEKSSGDNRSESLPEVNKVYTHHARRGICRGSNRDRGRGRGRVRGHDYGQERNSIPGIHHTSNKKEKRKDEKQKATRENYFQCGGRRDCRTPKHLIEFYQESLKKKEKIPDANFISENQVDITRLAVADFFAHPEGKRDQLIGDGSVNMDE from the exons ATGAAAGTGAAAGGTTACAAGAATAATAGTTATAAAGGTGGAGGTTATGGTCATCTTCATAATGAGAAAAGTAGTGGAGATAATAG ATCTGAATCACTTCCTGAAGTGAATAAGGTGTACACTCACCATGCTAGGCGTGGAATATGTCGTGGTTCTAATCGTGATCGTGGTCGTGGACGTGGACGTGTTCGTGGTCATGATTATGGTCAAGAACGTAATTCTATTCCTGGTATTCATCATAcatcaaataaaaaggaaaaaagaaaggatgagAAACAGAAAGCAACTAGGGAAAACTATTTTCAATGTGGTGGAAGACGTGATTGTCGTACTCCTAAACACTTGATTGAGTTTTATCAAGAATCactaaagaagaaagagaaaattccTGACGCAAATTTTAtctctgaaaatcaagttgacatCACGCGCTTGGCTGTAGCAGATTTTTTCGCACATCCTGAAGGAAAGAGAGATCAATTAATTGGTGATGGTTCTGTGAACATGgatgaatga